A single genomic interval of Oncorhynchus mykiss isolate Arlee chromosome 13, USDA_OmykA_1.1, whole genome shotgun sequence harbors:
- the LOC110485568 gene encoding coiled-coil domain-containing protein 130 homolog yields MGERKGQNHYYPPDFDPQKHGSLNGYHGTHALRERARKLSQGILIIRFEMPYNIWCDGCKNHIGMGVRYNAEKKKVGNYYTTPIYRFRMKCHLCVNYIEMQTDPATCDYVIVCGAQRKEERWDMADNEQILTTERSEKEKLETDPMYKLDHGGKDKEKLRKALPSLSELQDHQAGWKDDFILNSKLRRKFRTEKKVMAEEEEKDNAVRKRTNLSIPLLPEKEEDKKLAALLTYTAPDSYDDRQNYKRKEISSRSWFSSPTLPPGSAAGSLLQKLGLQGKGAAVAKALGPQVSSPNPHSLIRRKTEGSGNKPEVCATVTRRNSDPGTNDLGNSLSPEGKELQVAQTQRTGGTDLGVAQPEQRQEMVETHMRSLEMQILNTTTEEEDRGRSKGEDCGTVLEDHDSGCSGVLRTSLVADYSDSSDSDPGV; encoded by the exons ATG GGTGAGAGGAAAGGACAAAACCATTACTACCCTCCGGACTTCGACCCACAGAAG caTGGCTCCCTCAATGGTTACCATGGAACCCATGCTCTACGAGAGAGGGCCAGGAAACTGTCCCAGGGTATCCTCATCATCCG GTTTGAGATGCCCTATAATATCTGGTGTGATGGCTGCAAGAATCACATCGGCATGG GTGTACGTTATAACGCTGAGAAGAAGAAAGTGGGGAACTACTACACCACGCCAATCTACAG GTTCCGGATGAAGTGCCACCTGTGTGTGAACTACATTGAGATGCAGACAGACCCGGCCACCTGTGATTACGTCATCGTGTGCGGCGCGCagcggaaggaggagagatgggacaTGGCTGACAATGAACAGATCCTCACTACAG AGCGTAGTGAGAAGGAGAAGTTAGAGACAGACCCCATGTATAAGCTGGACCATGGTGGTAAGGACAAGGAGAAACTGAGGAaggctcttccctctctgtctgagCTACAGGATCATCAGGCTGGATGGAAGGACGACTTCATACTCAACAGCAAGCTCCGCAGGAAGTTCAGG ACTGAGAAGAAAGTgatggcggaggaggaggagaaagacaaCGCCGTGAGAAAGAGGACAAATCTGTCCATCCCTCTGCTGCCCGAGAAAGAGGAGGACAAGAAACTAGCAGCACTGCTCACCTACACAGCTCCTGACT CCTACGATGACAGGCAGAACTACAAGCGGAAGGAGATCTCTAGCCGCTCCTGGTTCAGTTCCCCCACTCTGCCACCAGGTAGCGCTGCAGGCAGCCTTCTTCAGAAGCTGGGCCTACAGGGGAAAGGTGCTGCTGTGGCCAAAGCCCTGGGTCCCCAAGTCTCCTCCCCTAACCCACACAGTCTCATAAGGAG GAAGACCGAGGGCTCTGGGAACAAACCAGAGGTCTGCGCTACAGTCACACGCAGGAACTCAGACCCAGGAACCAATGATCTGGGAAACAGTCTCTCGCCGGAGGGGAAGGAGTTACAGGTTGCACAAACACAAAGGACTGGGGGGACAGATTTGGGAGTTGCACAGCCTGAGCAGAGACAGGAAATGGTTGAAACTCACATGAGATCTCTGGAGATGCAGATTCTTAACACCACAAcagaagaagaggacagaggacGATCGAAAGGAGAGGATTGTGGGACAGTACTGGAGGACCATGACAGTGGTTGCTCTGGGGTGTTGAGGACGTCACTGGTTGCAGACTACAGTGACTCCTCCGACTCCGACCCCGGGGTGTAG